One Punica granatum isolate Tunisia-2019 chromosome 3, ASM765513v2, whole genome shotgun sequence genomic window carries:
- the LOC116199121 gene encoding RNA-binding protein 24-like isoform X1, with protein sequence MTPVAAAAVGGGANKNNSNMGSAAAGQQFGDTTYTKVFVGGLAWETQKDTMKKYFEQFGDILEAVVITDKATGRSKGYGFVTFREPEAAMRACVDASPVIDGRRANCNLASLGVQRSKPSTPKHGGGRSLRVMGGYAGVFQAAAVGMGGGGAAFPSATSFSHYAIQQGIPFHSYAAAAAITGGYSAYSTDYSYPTSYYNVYGGATVQCPMYSSGLMTGGVAGFYPYPTTTSATTASVTTTGQLGETATGSSGGLYTSAHQNYGLQYPHGSHLFQYSTLNSAATGYPQHYASPMSIAPSPALHSAGIKMALHATIPHR encoded by the exons ATGACACCGGTGGCAGCTGCAGCAGTAGGTGGAGGGGCAAACAAAAATAACAGCAACATGGGATCAGCAGCAGCAGGTCAGCAGTTCGGCGACACGACATACACTAAGGTGTTCGTAGGAGGGTTGGCTTGGGAGACGCAGAAGGACACCATGAAGAAGTACTTTGAGCAGTTCGGTGACATCTTGGAGGCTGTGGTCATCACTGACAAGGCCACCGGCAGGTCCAAGGGCTACGGTTTT GTGACGTTTAGAGAGCCGGAAGCAGCAATGAGGGCATGCGTGGATGCGTCGCCTGTGATAGATGGGAGAAGGGCTAACTGCAATCTTGCATCTCTTGGTGTCCAGAGATCCAAGCCTTCCACTCCAAAACAcg GAGGAGGGAGAAGCTTAAGGGTGATGGGGGGATATGCAGGAGTCTTTCAAGCGGCAGCCGTGGGTATGGGCGGCGGTGGAGCAGCATTTCCATCAGCGACCTCCTTCTCTCATTATGCCATCCAACAAGGCATCCCCTTCCATTCGTATGCTGCCGCGGCCGCCATAACCGGCGG GTACTCTGCCTATTCGACAGATTACAGTTACCCCACG AGCTATTATAATGTGTATGGAGGAGCAACGGTCCAATGTCCCATGTATAGCAGTGGGCTAATGACTGGAGGAGTCGCCGGGTTCTATCCATATCCCACGACTACTTCAGCCACCACTGCCAGCGTCACCACAACAGGTCAACTCGGGGAGACAGCAACTGGAAGCAGCGGCGGCTTGTATACATCGGCCCACCAGAACTACGGGCTCCAATATCCTCACGGCTCTCACCTATTCCAGTATTCGACCCTCAATTCCGCTGCTACTGGGTATCCCCAGCACTATGCTTCGCCCATGTCCATTGCACCCTCCCCTGCTCTCCACTCTGCAG GCATAAAAATGGCTCTCCATGCAACCATACCACATCGCTAG
- the LOC116199121 gene encoding RNA-binding protein 24-like isoform X2, translating into MTPVAAAAVGGGANKNNSNMGSAAAGQQFGDTTYTKVFVGGLAWETQKDTMKKYFEQFGDILEAVVITDKATGRSKGYGFVTFREPEAAMRACVDASPVIDGRRANCNLASLGVQRSKPSTPKHGGGRSLRVMGGYAGVFQAAAVGMGGGGAAFPSATSFSHYAIQQGIPFHSYAAAAAITGGYSAYSTDYSYPTSYYNVYGGATVQCPMYSSGLMTGGVAGFYPYPTTTSATTASVTTTGQLGETATGSSGGLYTSAHQNYGLQYPHGSHLFQYSTLNSAATGYPQHYASPMSIAPSPALHSAVCFAVPQA; encoded by the exons ATGACACCGGTGGCAGCTGCAGCAGTAGGTGGAGGGGCAAACAAAAATAACAGCAACATGGGATCAGCAGCAGCAGGTCAGCAGTTCGGCGACACGACATACACTAAGGTGTTCGTAGGAGGGTTGGCTTGGGAGACGCAGAAGGACACCATGAAGAAGTACTTTGAGCAGTTCGGTGACATCTTGGAGGCTGTGGTCATCACTGACAAGGCCACCGGCAGGTCCAAGGGCTACGGTTTT GTGACGTTTAGAGAGCCGGAAGCAGCAATGAGGGCATGCGTGGATGCGTCGCCTGTGATAGATGGGAGAAGGGCTAACTGCAATCTTGCATCTCTTGGTGTCCAGAGATCCAAGCCTTCCACTCCAAAACAcg GAGGAGGGAGAAGCTTAAGGGTGATGGGGGGATATGCAGGAGTCTTTCAAGCGGCAGCCGTGGGTATGGGCGGCGGTGGAGCAGCATTTCCATCAGCGACCTCCTTCTCTCATTATGCCATCCAACAAGGCATCCCCTTCCATTCGTATGCTGCCGCGGCCGCCATAACCGGCGG GTACTCTGCCTATTCGACAGATTACAGTTACCCCACG AGCTATTATAATGTGTATGGAGGAGCAACGGTCCAATGTCCCATGTATAGCAGTGGGCTAATGACTGGAGGAGTCGCCGGGTTCTATCCATATCCCACGACTACTTCAGCCACCACTGCCAGCGTCACCACAACAGGTCAACTCGGGGAGACAGCAACTGGAAGCAGCGGCGGCTTGTATACATCGGCCCACCAGAACTACGGGCTCCAATATCCTCACGGCTCTCACCTATTCCAGTATTCGACCCTCAATTCCGCTGCTACTGGGTATCCCCAGCACTATGCTTCGCCCATGTCCATTGCACCCTCCCCTGCTCTCCACTCTGCAG TTTGTTTTGCTGTGCCACAGGCATAA